A genomic segment from Antedon mediterranea chromosome 6, ecAntMedi1.1, whole genome shotgun sequence encodes:
- the LOC140051612 gene encoding uncharacterized protein isoform X1, producing MIVTVVVILLQGAVSCLGNDGYITVMNIFPKHDNDYQYQCYIPTGYTGYSLSYGRSFAVANDDSLDETSWDVPRGDRRYVAPNVGMGVYYCKIVNNGVTTVVQTTKIRDDALITPGNSKNTITVNVGDDVTIRFDTELTSDLVWRKDGSTPLKIGTEKSITFDPVETSDAGVYEMYEDGNREDRRHAFIKLIVRECPRHKWGPPDCTGDCEYCYNGGVCDDKTGFCICAPGFMGTTCETECNGNRHGWNCENRCTSKNRNYACRYIQFCLPDPYGCSCVTGYKGLKCDTECSSDTFGSDCAQTCHCKQGDCDRYTGICTNSSCAFPWMGSNCQKCQSGFDGENCEIECPCECYMTGRCIEGTCNTNWLEPDCENRIINTTFTPANNGQHTTTSCSVYQTGIYDVQTMIAVTNNDVTENITTVVETNRDGQNITHTFAVIADADSIYKCVILRKGYFVESDITTEIFRLPLYNGRLTILSISSSSITIEWTAWDNNTDDRDGPVVGYFLYHKLNNTDEWNKGLYQDSLSGTVNGLMWDKECTFGVSAVRPGEGGEGPIGENTITVKTLCGIRYTECEDASKYSGSLIGGSLAVGVVIGILSTIITTQCKHRLNKNKRKSDASNAQHVYQNYTSNDSSSSNPNQLKNASKSGKNSSNEHVYQDYTNEGNNSEYATCNYPNQERVYELPELNPDESAYVN from the exons GAAATGATGGATATATTACTGTTATGAATATATTTCCAAAACACGACAATGATTACCAATACCAATGTTACATTCCTACTGGCTATACTGGTTATAGTCTGAGTTACGGTAGATCATTTGCAGTAGCCAATGATGACAGTTTAGATGAAACATCGTGGGACGTGCCGCGTGGTGATCGTCGATATGTAGCACCTAATGTTGGCATGGGAGTGTATTATTGCAAGATAGTCAACAATGGTGTCACTACAGTCGTTCAAACTACAAAAATAAGAGATGATG CCTTAATAACGCCTGGAAATTCTAAAAACACAATCACTGTAAATGTTGGTGATGACGTCACAATTCGATTTGATACGGAATTGACCAGTGATTTAGTGTGGAGGAAAGATGGCTCTACTCCATTAAAGATTGGAACGGAAAAGAGCATAACCTTCGACCCAGTAGAGACCAGTGATGCTGGGGTATACGAGATGTATGAGGATGGTAACCGGGAAGATCGCAGGCACGCGTTTATCAAGTTGATTGTACGag AGTGTCCACGTCACAAATGGGGTCCACCTGACTGCACTGGTGACTGTGAATACTGCTATAATGGAGGTGTGTGCGATGACAAAACAGGATTCTGTATCTGTGCACCTGGATTTATGGGAACCACATGTGAAACTG AATGCAATGGCAATAGGCATGGTTGGAATTGTGAAAATCGCTGTACCTCAAAGAACCGTAACTATGCATGTAGATACATTCAGTTCTGCTTACCTGATCCATATGGATGTAGCTGTGTTACCGGTTACAAAGGATTGAAATGTGATACAG aatGTTCATCGGATACATTTGGTTCAGACTGTGCTCAAACTTGTCATTGTAAACAAGGTGATTGTGATCGGTATACAGGAATATGCACTAACTCATCTTGTGCATTTCCATGGATGGGATCTAACTGTCAAA AATGTCAATCTGGATTTGACGGAGAAAACTGTGAAATTGAATGTCCATGTGAATGTTACATGACTGGTAGATGCATAGAAGGCACATGTAATACTAATTGGCTTGAACCTGACTGTGAAAATA GAATCATCAACACCACATTTACACCTGCAAATAATGGGCAACACACAACTACATCTTGTTCGGTTTATCAGACAGGTATATACGATGTTCAAACAATGATTGCAGTGACAAATAATGACGTAACTGAGAACATTACAACAGTGGTAGAGACCAATAGAGATGGTCAGAATATAACACATACATTTGCTGTGATAGCTGATGCTGATTCGATATACAAATGTGTAATTTTACGAAAAGGTTATTTTGTTGAAAGTGATATCACCACAGAAATATTTC gaTTACCATTATATAATGGACGTTTGACCATACTAAGTATTTCAAGCTCCTCTATCACCATTGAATGGACAGCATGGGACAACAATACTGACGATAGAGATGGTCCAGTTGTTGGATACTTTTTATACCACAAACTGAACAATACTGACGAATGGAATAAAGGGCTATATCAGGATTCTTTATCAGGCACTGTTAATGGGTTGATGTGGGATAAAGAATGCACTTTTGGTGTTTCAGCTGTGAGACCTGGTGAAGGGGGTGAAGGACCAATTGGAGAAAATACAATAACTGTAAAAACACTTTGTGGAA TAAGGTATACAGAATGTGAAGATGCATCCAAATATTCTGGTAGCCTGATTGGTGGGTCTTTAGCAGTTGGCGTAGTTATTGGTATTCTAAGTACTATCATAACAACTCAATG cAAACACAGATTAAATAAGAATAAGAGGAAATCTGATGCCTCAAATGCTCAACACGTTTACCAGAATTATACAAGTAACGACTCTTCATCAAG caaTCCAAATCAACTTAAAAATGCGAGCAAATCTGGTAAGAACTCATCAAATGAACACGTTTATCAGGATTATACAAATGAGGGTAACAACTCAGAATACGCAACTTG cAATTATCCAAATCAAGAACGTGTTTATGAATTACCTGAACTTAATCCTGATGAATCTGCTTATGTAAATTAG
- the LOC140051612 gene encoding uncharacterized protein isoform X2, whose translation MNIFPKHDNDYQYQCYIPTGYTGYSLSYGRSFAVANDDSLDETSWDVPRGDRRYVAPNVGMGVYYCKIVNNGVTTVVQTTKIRDDALITPGNSKNTITVNVGDDVTIRFDTELTSDLVWRKDGSTPLKIGTEKSITFDPVETSDAGVYEMYEDGNREDRRHAFIKLIVRECPRHKWGPPDCTGDCEYCYNGGVCDDKTGFCICAPGFMGTTCETECNGNRHGWNCENRCTSKNRNYACRYIQFCLPDPYGCSCVTGYKGLKCDTECSSDTFGSDCAQTCHCKQGDCDRYTGICTNSSCAFPWMGSNCQKCQSGFDGENCEIECPCECYMTGRCIEGTCNTNWLEPDCENRIINTTFTPANNGQHTTTSCSVYQTGIYDVQTMIAVTNNDVTENITTVVETNRDGQNITHTFAVIADADSIYKCVILRKGYFVESDITTEIFRLPLYNGRLTILSISSSSITIEWTAWDNNTDDRDGPVVGYFLYHKLNNTDEWNKGLYQDSLSGTVNGLMWDKECTFGVSAVRPGEGGEGPIGENTITVKTLCGIRYTECEDASKYSGSLIGGSLAVGVVIGILSTIITTQCKHRLNKNKRKSDASNAQHVYQNYTSNDSSSSNPNQLKNASKSGKNSSNEHVYQDYTNEGNNSEYATCNYPNQERVYELPELNPDESAYVN comes from the exons ATGAATATATTTCCAAAACACGACAATGATTACCAATACCAATGTTACATTCCTACTGGCTATACTGGTTATAGTCTGAGTTACGGTAGATCATTTGCAGTAGCCAATGATGACAGTTTAGATGAAACATCGTGGGACGTGCCGCGTGGTGATCGTCGATATGTAGCACCTAATGTTGGCATGGGAGTGTATTATTGCAAGATAGTCAACAATGGTGTCACTACAGTCGTTCAAACTACAAAAATAAGAGATGATG CCTTAATAACGCCTGGAAATTCTAAAAACACAATCACTGTAAATGTTGGTGATGACGTCACAATTCGATTTGATACGGAATTGACCAGTGATTTAGTGTGGAGGAAAGATGGCTCTACTCCATTAAAGATTGGAACGGAAAAGAGCATAACCTTCGACCCAGTAGAGACCAGTGATGCTGGGGTATACGAGATGTATGAGGATGGTAACCGGGAAGATCGCAGGCACGCGTTTATCAAGTTGATTGTACGag AGTGTCCACGTCACAAATGGGGTCCACCTGACTGCACTGGTGACTGTGAATACTGCTATAATGGAGGTGTGTGCGATGACAAAACAGGATTCTGTATCTGTGCACCTGGATTTATGGGAACCACATGTGAAACTG AATGCAATGGCAATAGGCATGGTTGGAATTGTGAAAATCGCTGTACCTCAAAGAACCGTAACTATGCATGTAGATACATTCAGTTCTGCTTACCTGATCCATATGGATGTAGCTGTGTTACCGGTTACAAAGGATTGAAATGTGATACAG aatGTTCATCGGATACATTTGGTTCAGACTGTGCTCAAACTTGTCATTGTAAACAAGGTGATTGTGATCGGTATACAGGAATATGCACTAACTCATCTTGTGCATTTCCATGGATGGGATCTAACTGTCAAA AATGTCAATCTGGATTTGACGGAGAAAACTGTGAAATTGAATGTCCATGTGAATGTTACATGACTGGTAGATGCATAGAAGGCACATGTAATACTAATTGGCTTGAACCTGACTGTGAAAATA GAATCATCAACACCACATTTACACCTGCAAATAATGGGCAACACACAACTACATCTTGTTCGGTTTATCAGACAGGTATATACGATGTTCAAACAATGATTGCAGTGACAAATAATGACGTAACTGAGAACATTACAACAGTGGTAGAGACCAATAGAGATGGTCAGAATATAACACATACATTTGCTGTGATAGCTGATGCTGATTCGATATACAAATGTGTAATTTTACGAAAAGGTTATTTTGTTGAAAGTGATATCACCACAGAAATATTTC gaTTACCATTATATAATGGACGTTTGACCATACTAAGTATTTCAAGCTCCTCTATCACCATTGAATGGACAGCATGGGACAACAATACTGACGATAGAGATGGTCCAGTTGTTGGATACTTTTTATACCACAAACTGAACAATACTGACGAATGGAATAAAGGGCTATATCAGGATTCTTTATCAGGCACTGTTAATGGGTTGATGTGGGATAAAGAATGCACTTTTGGTGTTTCAGCTGTGAGACCTGGTGAAGGGGGTGAAGGACCAATTGGAGAAAATACAATAACTGTAAAAACACTTTGTGGAA TAAGGTATACAGAATGTGAAGATGCATCCAAATATTCTGGTAGCCTGATTGGTGGGTCTTTAGCAGTTGGCGTAGTTATTGGTATTCTAAGTACTATCATAACAACTCAATG cAAACACAGATTAAATAAGAATAAGAGGAAATCTGATGCCTCAAATGCTCAACACGTTTACCAGAATTATACAAGTAACGACTCTTCATCAAG caaTCCAAATCAACTTAAAAATGCGAGCAAATCTGGTAAGAACTCATCAAATGAACACGTTTATCAGGATTATACAAATGAGGGTAACAACTCAGAATACGCAACTTG cAATTATCCAAATCAAGAACGTGTTTATGAATTACCTGAACTTAATCCTGATGAATCTGCTTATGTAAATTAG